In Musa acuminata AAA Group cultivar baxijiao chromosome BXJ2-10, Cavendish_Baxijiao_AAA, whole genome shotgun sequence, a genomic segment contains:
- the LOC103969971 gene encoding UDP-glycosyltransferase 73C6-like: MTGQLDFNGFGDGKPHFVLVPLMAQGHMIPMVDLGLLLADRGVTVSLITTPFNASRIITTIDQAREAGLPIRFVELPFPFAEVGLPEGLENIDAATSMEPMSAFFRATSLLRRPLEQYLREQSPYPSCIISDLCHPWTLEVARNLQVPRLTFFSICCFTLLCIHNIWYYKVYDDMPDEHESFVVPGLAERIEVTKAQAPGFFDMPGWEKMAEEVREAEFAADGIVVNSFRDLEPIYIESYQKAMQKKVWTVGPFSLRNKSVAAMAARGNRASIDTEQCLSWLDSKKPMSVVYVSFGSLTKMNSSQLMEISLGLEASNHPFVLVIKKSETSEKVEEWMAAGFEERIGSRALVIRGWSPQVMILSHPSVGGFMTHCGWNSTLESITAGVPMITWPHFADQFLNERMVVDVLRIGVSLGVKEPTYWGTEAGHSAVSRDDVERAVRSLMDEGEEGRERRLRAKELGEKANEAMEEGGSSRANMTHLIEHYTRHAMESMESNGD; the protein is encoded by the coding sequence ATGACAGGCCAACTCGATTTTAATGGCTTTGGTGATGGGAAGCCGCACTTTGTACTGGTTCCGCTGATGGCGCAAGGCCACATGATCCCAATGGTCGACCTCGGCCTGCTGCTCGCCGATCGTGGAGTCACGGTCAGCCTCATCACCACGCCCTTCAATGCGTCGCGGATCATAACCACCATCGACCAAGCTCGGGAGGCCGGCCTTCCGATCCGATTCGTCGAGCTTCCGTTCCCCTTTGCGGAGGTTGGCTTGCCTGAGGGGCTCGAGAACATCGACGCTGCGACAAGCATGGAGCCCATGTCAGCCTTCTTCAGAGCGACCAGTCTCCTTCGGCGGCCACTGGAGCAGTATCTCCGAGAGCAGTCGCCCTATCCGAGCTGCATCATATCTGACCTCTGCCACCCATGGACGCTGGAGGTCGCCCGTAATCTCCAAGTTCCGCGCCTCACCTTCTTCAGCATCTGCTGCTTCACCCTGCTTTGCATCCACAACATCTGGTACTACAAGGTTTACGACGATATGCCCGACGAGCACGAGTCATTCGTGGTGCCGGGCTTGGCAGAGAGGATCGAGGTGACCAAGGCCCAAGCGCCGGGGTTCTTCGACATGCCTGGCTGGGAAAAGATGGCGGAAGAGGTTCGCGAGGCCGAGTTCGCAGCAGACGGCATAGTGGTGAACAGCTTCCGCGATCTGGAGCCGATCTATATCGAGAGCTACCAAAAGGCCATGCAGAAGAAGGTGTGGACCGTAGGACCATTCTCTCTCCGCAACAAATCTGTCGCCGCCATGGCTGCCAGGGGGAACAGAGCCTCCATTGACACCGAACAATGCCTGAGCTGGCTTGACTCGAAGAAGCCGATGTCGGTGGTTTACGTCAGTTTCGGCAGCCTCACGAAGATGAACTCATCCCAGCTGATGGAGATCAGCCTGGGACTGGAGGCATCGAACCACCCGTTCGTTCTGGTGATCAAGAAGAGCGAGACGAGTGAGAAGGTGGAGGAGTGGATGGCGGCAGGATTCGAGGAGAGGATCGGCTCGAGGGCTCTGGTGATCAGAGGGTGGTCACCGCAGGTGATGATCTTATCGCACCCATCGGTCGGGGGGTTCATGACGCACTGCGGCTGGAACTCGACGCTGGAGAGCATCACGGCGGGCGTGCCGATGATTACGTGGCCGCACTTCGCCGACCAGTTCCTCAACGAGAGGATGGTCGTCGACGTCCTCAGGATCGGGGTGTCGCTTGGGGTCAAGGAACCGACGTACTGGGGAACGGAGGCCGGCCACTCGGCCGTGTCCAGGGATGACGTCGAGAGGGCCGTGAGGAGTCTGATGGATGAGGGCGAGGAAGGCAGGGAGAGGAGGCTGAGGGCGAAGGAGCTCGGGGAGAAGGCTAACGAGGCAATGGAAGAAGGGGGTTCATCTCGTGCCAATATGACACATTTGATCGAACACTACACGCGCCACGCCATGGAAAGCATGGAATCAAACggagattag
- the LOC135625442 gene encoding 3-ketoacyl-CoA synthase 11-like — translation MAEAEQRPNAPLLQSSSSRLPDFKQSVKLKYVKLGYHYLISHGMFLFFSPLIAVVVAQLSTLSVKDLHDLWDHLRFNLISVILCSALLVFLFTVYFLRRPRPVYLVNFACYKPEEARKCTRQVFMNRSTLTGSFTEENLAFQRKILERSGLGESTYLPEAVINIPPNPCMAEARKEARTVMFGAIDELLAKTNVKPKDIGILIVNCSLFNPTPSLSAMVVNHYKLRGNIVSYNLGGMGCSAGLLSINLAKDLLQVYPNSYALVISMENITLNWYFGNNRSMLVSNCLFRMGGAAILLSNKRSDRRRSKYQLVHSVRTHKGADDKCFSCVTQEEDEIGKIGVSLSKDLMAVAGDALKTNITTLGPLVLPMSEQLIFFATLVAKKLFKMKVRPYIPDFKLAFEHFCIHAGGRAVLDEIEKNLQLSEWHMEPSRMTLYRFGNTSSSSLWYELAYSEGKGRIKKKDRIWQIAFGSGFKCNSAVWKALKTINPAKEKNPWMDEINDFPVVVPKVSAL, via the coding sequence ATGGCCGAGGCCGAACAAAGACCCAATGCCCCTTTGCTCCAATCATCGTCCTCCCGTCTCCCTGATTTCAAGCAATCCGTGAAGCTTAAGTATGTCAAGCTCGGTTATCACTACCTGATCAGCCATGGGATGTTCCTGTTCTTCTCGCCCCTCATCGCCGTCGTCGTCGCCCAGCTCTCCACCTTGTCCGTCAAGGACCTCCACGACCTCTGGGACCATCTACGCTTCAATCTCATCTCCGTGATCTTGTGCTCCGCGCTTCTCGTCTTCCTCTTCACCGTCTACTTCCTCAGGCGCCCCCGCCCGGTTTATCTGGTCAACTTCGCATGCTATAAGCCCGAAGAAGCCCGGAAATGCACGAGGCAAGTCTTCATGAACAGGTCCACGCTTACAGGCTCGTTCACGGAAGAGAACCTCGCGTTCCAGCGTAAGATCCTCGAGAGGTCTGGTCTTGGCGAATCCACCTACCTCCCTGAGGCTGTCATCAACATCCCTCCCAACCCCTGCATGGCCGAGGCCCGGAAGGAAGCCAGAACCGTCATGTTTGGAGCCATCGATGAGCTTTTGGCGAAGACGAATGTGAAGCCCAAGGACATCGGCATACTCATCGTGAACTGCAGCCTGTTCAATCCCACGCCTTCTCTTTCCGCCATGGTTGTCAATCACTACAAGCTTCGTGGAAACATCGTCAGCTACAATCTCGGCGGAATGGGGTGCAGCGCAGGCCTTCTCTCCATTAATCTCGCCaaggatctcctccaagtctatcCCAACTCATATGCATTGGTCATCAGCATGGAGAACATCACCTTGAACTGGTACTTCGGCAACAACCGATCCATGCTCGTCTCCAACTGCTTGTTCCGCATGGGGGGCGCCGCAATCCTCCTCTCCAACAAGAGATCCGACCGCAGGCGATCAAAGTACCAACTGGTGCATAGTGTTCGAACCCACAAGGGAGCCGACGACAAGTGCTTCAGTTGTGTCACCCAAGAAGAGGACGAGATTGGCAAGATCGGCGTCTCCCTCTCGAAAGATCTCATGGCAGTCGCAGGTGATGCCCTGAAGACCAACATCACCACTCTCGGCCCGCTAGTCCTGCCCATGTCCGAGCAACTCATCTTCTTCGCGACGTTGGTGGCCAAGAAGTTGTTCAAGATGAAGGTCAGGCCTTACATTCCGGATTTCAAGTTGGCATTCGAGCACTTCTGCATCCATGCGGGAGGAAGGGCGGTGTTGGACGAGATAGAGAAGAACCTGCAGCTCTCGGAGTGGCACATGGAGCCATCGAGGATGACACTCTACAGGTTCGGGAACACCTCGAGCAGCTCTCTGTGGTATGAATTGGCGTACTCGGAGGGGAAGGGAAGGATAAAGAAGAAGGACAGGATCTGGCAAATAGCATTCGGGTCGGGGTTCAAATGCAACAGTGCTGTGTGGAAGGCTCTCAAGACTATCAATCCTGCCAAGGAGAAGAACCCATGGATGGATGAGATTAATGACTTCCCGGTTGTGGTTCCCAAGGTGTCAGCACTCTGA
- the LOC103969970 gene encoding UDP-glycosyltransferase 73C4 produces MTNQTAVNGGNGAKPHFVLVPFLEQGHIIPMVDMAHVLAGRGAHVSFLTTRLNALRIKLIIERAEESRLPIEFVALCFPCAEVGLPEGTENADALPSHDHLDTFLRACAMLREPLTSHLRRHHLPPSCVISDAFYTWTGEMARELGVPRLVFNGYGCFTLLARYILHRENVYEQGIDESQMLDLPGFPHRLQISKAQAPGNFMGPRLQRFRCEVMEEESRADGVVVNTFDDIEAPYVESYQKAMGKRVWTIGPLLRLCGGDATHMAARGNKAAIDGNECIRWLDSMKPSSVIYVSFGSLVSSTLQQIIEIGMGLETWGRPFIWVIRPGKQAAEVERWLSEEFEEMVRSRGLVIRGWAPQMVILSHPAVGGFVTHCGWNSILEGMSAGLPMVTWPNFGDQFLNQKLVVQVLRVGVAVGVENSDVLVKREEVEKAVSELMGGGEEGEARRKRSRELKDSAKRAAERGGSSHDNIGMLIQQIQGSSIDGCAM; encoded by the coding sequence ATGACGAACCAAACAGCCGTGAACGGTGGAAATGGTGCGAAGCCACACTTCGTCCTGGTGCCGTTCCTGGAACAGGGACACATCATCCCCATGGTCGACATGGCGCATGTGCTCGCGGGCCGCGGCGCCCATGTCAGCTTCCTCACCACCCGGCTCAACGCTCTGCGGATCAAGCTCATCATCGAACGCGCCGAGGAGTCCCGGCTGCCCATCGAGTTCGTGGCGCTCTGCTTTCCGTGCGCGGAAGTCGGCCTGCCCGAAGGGACGGAGAACGCCGACGCCCTGCCGTCGCACGACCACCTCGATACCTTCTTGCGCGCTTGCGCTATGCTCCGGGAGCCGCTGACGTCGCACCTACGCCGGCACCATCTGCCTCCGAGCTGCGTCATCTCCGACGCCTTCTACACGTGGACGGGGGAGATGGCGCGGGAGCTGGGCGTCCCGCGGCTGGTCTTTAATGGCTACGGGTGCTTCACCCTCCTCGCTCGCTACATCTTGCATCGGGAGAACGTCTACGAGCAGGGAATTGATGAGTCGCAGATGCTGGACTTGCCCGGGTTTCCCCATCGGCTCCAGATCAGTAAGGCCCAAGCGCCGGGGAACTTCATGGGGCCGAGGCTGCAGAGGTTCCGCTGCGAGGTGATGGAGGAGGAGTCGAGGGCCGACGGCGTCGTGGTCAACACCTTCGACGACATAGAGGCTCCGTACGTGGAATCCTATCAGAAGGCCATGGGAAAGAGAGTCTGGACCATCGGCCCCCTGTTGCGCCTCTGCGGCGGCGACGCCACCCACATGGCTGCAAGAGGAAACAAGGCCGCCATCGATGGGAACGAGTGCATACGCTGGCTTGACTCGATGAAGCCGAGCTCTGTGATCTATGTGAGCTTTGGCAGCCTCGTTAGCTCCACGCTGCAGCAAATCATCGAGATAGGAATGGGCCTGGAGACTTGGGGCAGGCCCTTCATATGGGTGATCAGACCCGGGAAGCAGGCGGCGGAGGTGGAGCGGTGGCTGTCGGAGGAGTTCGAGGAGATGGTGAGGTCAAGGGGACTGGTGATCAGGGGGTGGGCGCCGCAGATGGTGATCTTGTCGCACCCTGCCGTCGGCGGGTTCGTCACccactgcgggtggaactcgatACTGGAAGGCATGTCCGCCGGCCTGCCCATGGTAACATGGCCTAACTTCGGAGACCAGTTCCTCAACCAGAAACTGGTGGTCCAAGTGCTAAGAGTCGGGGTGGCTGTGGGAGTAGAGAACAGTGACGTGCTGGTGAAAAGGGAGGAGGTAGAGAAGGCTGTGTCGGAGCTGATGGGAGGAGGGGAGGAGGGGGAAGCGAGGAGGAAGAGATCGAGGGAGTTGAAGGACAGCGCCAAGCGGGCGGCGGAACGAGGCGGTTCTTCTCACGACAACATCGGCATGTTGATTCAGCAAATCCAGGGAAGTAGTATTGATGGGTGTGCGATGTGA